In Chondrinema litorale, one genomic interval encodes:
- a CDS encoding helix-turn-helix domain-containing protein, with translation MKILTKGQYYGNQNKETSFNGVLLSQYAYTADKTDWHYHENPYFMYVLHGNMMDCNTKVKTLCPSGSLMFNNWQEAHYGSKHSPDANGFHLEFEKSWLEKKGIMLDVWEGSQLIQNPQIHLLFANLYRELLLSDNYSDVSVEVLLLQICENLSSQKEIEAQKNPTWVEGLKELLHYDSSTLSLDYLSNELKVHPVHISRAASKYLSMSIGEYMRQQKVKKAIPLLLDPSKSLTEITYQLGFTDQSHFNRVFKSYLNMNPSAYRKFIKKVLQC, from the coding sequence ATGAAAATATTAACCAAGGGACAGTATTACGGAAATCAAAATAAAGAGACATCCTTTAATGGGGTTTTGCTGTCGCAGTATGCTTATACTGCCGATAAAACAGATTGGCATTACCATGAAAATCCTTATTTTATGTATGTTTTGCATGGTAATATGATGGACTGTAATACAAAAGTTAAAACACTGTGTCCTTCTGGTAGCCTCATGTTTAACAATTGGCAAGAGGCACACTATGGATCTAAACATTCTCCAGACGCAAATGGATTCCATCTGGAATTTGAGAAAAGCTGGCTCGAAAAAAAGGGAATTATGCTAGACGTTTGGGAAGGTAGTCAACTTATTCAAAATCCTCAAATACATCTTCTTTTTGCAAATTTATATCGCGAGCTTTTACTTTCAGATAATTACAGCGATGTATCTGTTGAGGTTTTATTGTTGCAAATTTGTGAAAACCTAAGTTCTCAAAAGGAAATTGAGGCTCAAAAGAATCCAACTTGGGTAGAGGGTTTAAAAGAATTGCTACACTACGATTCTTCTACACTTAGTTTAGATTATTTGTCTAATGAACTAAAGGTTCATCCAGTGCATATCTCAAGAGCTGCTTCCAAATATCTTTCAATGAGTATTGGTGAATACATGCGGCAACAAAAAGTTAAAAAAGCAATTCCCCTTTTACTAGACCCTTCCAAATCGCTAACAGAAATTACTTATCAACTTGGTTTTACAGATCAAAGTCATTTTAATCGCGTATTTAAATCTTACTTAAATATGAACCCCAGCGCCTATCGAAAATTCATTAAAAAAGTTTTGCAATGTTAA
- a CDS encoding CGNR zinc finger domain-containing protein, which yields MHLDSGNYKGTYKLIGGEICFDFTNTISWRETDHPHEWFDIEENLAQWAQITGILDCNQSRQLLHSTKDFNNELEQLKKTRLFLYNLFNSQITQGFISNDALHKLSLLTQKANSHQILSPSPSGYIWSWQQGIKPSELILFSVLKSASDVLTRGDLSRIKKCPSCQWLFLDTSKNKRRRWCTMEDCGNRHKVNAFNKRNKSK from the coding sequence ATGCATTTGGATTCAGGAAATTACAAAGGAACTTATAAGCTTATTGGAGGTGAGATTTGTTTTGATTTTACTAACACAATCAGTTGGAGAGAAACTGATCACCCTCACGAATGGTTCGATATTGAAGAAAACTTAGCTCAATGGGCTCAAATAACTGGAATTTTAGATTGTAACCAATCTAGGCAATTGCTTCATTCAACTAAAGACTTTAATAATGAGCTTGAACAGTTAAAAAAAACAAGATTATTTTTATATAACCTTTTTAATAGCCAAATCACACAAGGTTTTATTTCCAATGATGCCCTCCACAAATTAAGCCTACTCACCCAAAAAGCAAATAGTCACCAAATTCTTTCACCCTCACCTAGTGGTTATATTTGGTCTTGGCAACAAGGTATAAAACCGAGTGAGCTTATACTTTTTTCTGTTCTCAAATCTGCTTCTGATGTACTAACTCGAGGAGATTTATCAAGAATTAAAAAGTGCCCATCTTGTCAATGGTTATTTCTTGATACTAGTAAAAATAAGCGTAGAAGGTGGTGTACTATGGAAGATTGCGGTAATCGCCATAAAGTGAATGCTTTCAATAAAAGAAATAAAAGCAAATAA
- a CDS encoding winged helix-turn-helix domain-containing protein produces the protein MIKQLQRATLQSQGIRSKQPFGKGKKAVLSALEHLGYIQIDTLAVVERAHHHTLWTRVPDYKIEYLEQLVEDRKVFEYWFHAASYLPIRDFRYAIPQMLQFKRGETRYYKNVDPKTLSYVIDKIRLDGPQKTRDFKTTEKRKGSWWNWKPTKVALEKLFMQGDLMICGRNGMEKIYDLTERVLPSTIDTTEPSPMEFADYLVNTYLRAYGFTTVKQITHLKAGRILRKNVEQVLLNMIEQHTVQEVKIDGLPTIFALSTLLENKVKKSSSHIHLLSPFDNSIIHRDRAEQLFNFDYKIECYLPKEKRQYGYFCLPILFGDEFIGRVDCKAHRKKSVFEIIHLHIDKRQNDVGNWLEPFIKTVQKFAIFNACQSIKISKVSPANITDILKSALEI, from the coding sequence ATGATTAAACAACTTCAGCGAGCAACTTTGCAAAGCCAAGGGATACGAAGCAAACAACCATTTGGAAAAGGTAAAAAAGCGGTATTATCTGCATTAGAACATCTGGGCTATATTCAAATAGATACTTTAGCAGTTGTTGAACGTGCACACCACCATACTTTATGGACACGAGTGCCAGACTACAAAATAGAATATTTAGAGCAGTTGGTAGAAGATCGTAAAGTATTTGAATACTGGTTTCATGCTGCTTCTTACCTGCCAATTAGAGATTTTCGCTATGCTATACCTCAAATGCTTCAGTTTAAGAGGGGAGAAACTCGCTATTACAAAAATGTCGATCCTAAAACGCTAAGTTATGTAATTGATAAAATTAGGTTAGATGGTCCGCAAAAAACAAGAGATTTTAAGACTACAGAAAAAAGAAAAGGAAGTTGGTGGAACTGGAAACCAACTAAAGTAGCACTTGAAAAACTATTTATGCAAGGTGATTTAATGATATGCGGGCGGAATGGCATGGAAAAAATCTATGATTTAACCGAAAGAGTATTACCGAGCACAATTGATACAACTGAACCTAGCCCGATGGAATTCGCTGATTATTTGGTAAATACCTATTTACGCGCTTATGGTTTTACAACTGTTAAGCAGATAACACATTTAAAAGCAGGTAGAATTTTGCGAAAAAATGTTGAGCAAGTTCTACTAAATATGATTGAACAACATACTGTACAAGAAGTAAAAATCGATGGATTACCTACAATTTTTGCGCTCAGTACACTCTTAGAAAATAAGGTCAAAAAATCATCTTCGCATATTCATTTGTTATCTCCTTTTGATAATTCAATTATACATCGAGATCGTGCAGAACAACTTTTTAATTTTGATTACAAAATTGAGTGTTACCTACCTAAAGAAAAAAGACAATATGGTTATTTTTGTTTGCCTATTCTATTTGGAGATGAATTTATCGGTCGTGTTGATTGTAAAGCACATCGTAAAAAGAGTGTTTTCGAGATTATACATTTACACATCGATAAAAGACAAAACGATGTTGGCAATTGGTTAGAACCATTTATTAAAACTGTACAAAAATTTGCTATTTTTAATGCTTGCCAGTCTATTAAAATATCTAAAGTGAGCCCTGCAAATATTACAGACATTTTAAAAAGTGCATTAGAGATATAG
- a CDS encoding metallophosphoesterase family protein has protein sequence MKKIYLIFFIPLIYCINACTKSEQKPTKPQQIAFLADVHLTNIFGHLSDSEYKGIENPATGEYVIARTMASQLHSTRIFNENYFAFIAALDDITERGIKLVAFPGDYTDDGQAVHVRGLREILKKYEEQYNMQFMITTGNHDPVRPFHHEAGKSDFLGEGGKNQPIFSKANMYQINPDTDFPVVETADIAEMGYKGILDELGSFGFTPNENYLYWSTPFSDYNVDDYSFEKARKAAELSNRTYEVAPGFTVPDVTYLVEPVEDIWLLAIDGNIYVPKDESGDENDPDSYKSPSLGFNNLSDNKDYLISWISKVFEQAETRGKTVIAFSHYPMVDFNDDASPILKLLLGENKWQLARVPEERIAKVFADAGIQIHVAGHMHINDTGIRTSSEGNILVNIQTPSLAAYQPGYKILTVHSDNKIEVETVKIDSVPRFKELFALYEIEYDFLKSLGEDNLWDRSILEVDSYHDFMLWHLKELVRLRFLNDWPEPIKSFITEKNLREIAGIIDVELPNEADQFFGYDLLIDFYKIRNADLLALNDISEEQLELYQQLIKAYKTVESKDELTTQLKEFFEILDHFLNGKPADHFMIDLRQGTVKEYLETTNE, from the coding sequence ATGAAAAAAATTTATTTGATCTTCTTTATTCCACTGATTTATTGCATAAATGCTTGTACTAAAAGTGAGCAAAAACCTACTAAGCCTCAACAAATTGCCTTTTTGGCAGATGTACACCTAACCAATATTTTCGGTCACTTGTCAGACTCAGAGTACAAAGGTATTGAAAATCCAGCCACCGGAGAATATGTAATTGCAAGAACAATGGCTTCTCAATTACATTCAACCCGCATTTTTAATGAGAACTATTTTGCTTTTATTGCAGCGTTGGATGATATCACAGAAAGAGGTATTAAACTGGTGGCTTTTCCTGGAGATTATACCGACGATGGACAGGCGGTACATGTACGTGGATTAAGAGAAATATTGAAGAAATACGAAGAGCAGTATAATATGCAGTTTATGATTACAACTGGAAATCACGATCCGGTGCGACCATTTCATCATGAAGCTGGTAAGAGTGATTTTCTTGGAGAAGGAGGGAAAAATCAGCCAATATTTAGTAAAGCAAATATGTATCAAATTAACCCTGACACTGATTTCCCAGTAGTAGAAACTGCAGACATCGCCGAAATGGGTTACAAAGGCATTTTGGATGAATTGGGAAGCTTTGGATTTACACCCAATGAAAATTATCTCTATTGGAGCACACCGTTTTCAGATTACAATGTAGATGATTATTCTTTTGAAAAAGCTCGAAAAGCTGCCGAATTATCGAACAGGACCTACGAGGTTGCTCCTGGGTTCACCGTTCCAGATGTTACCTATTTGGTAGAGCCTGTAGAAGATATCTGGTTGTTGGCTATCGATGGAAATATCTATGTTCCTAAAGATGAAAGTGGCGATGAAAATGATCCTGATAGTTATAAGAGTCCAAGTCTGGGTTTCAACAATCTTTCTGATAACAAAGATTACCTAATTAGCTGGATTTCGAAGGTGTTTGAGCAAGCGGAAACTCGTGGTAAAACTGTAATCGCATTCAGTCATTACCCGATGGTGGATTTTAACGATGATGCTTCGCCGATACTCAAGTTATTACTGGGTGAAAACAAGTGGCAATTAGCTCGAGTACCAGAAGAACGCATCGCAAAAGTATTTGCTGATGCTGGAATTCAAATACATGTGGCAGGACATATGCACATTAACGATACAGGAATCCGGACGAGTTCAGAAGGAAACATCTTGGTGAATATTCAAACACCTTCTTTGGCGGCATACCAACCGGGATATAAAATCCTTACTGTTCACTCAGATAATAAAATTGAAGTTGAAACAGTGAAAATTGATTCTGTACCTCGATTTAAAGAATTGTTTGCTCTCTATGAAATTGAATATGATTTTCTGAAAAGTCTAGGTGAAGATAATCTGTGGGATCGATCGATTTTGGAAGTGGATTCTTACCACGATTTTATGCTTTGGCATTTGAAAGAGTTAGTGCGATTACGTTTTTTAAATGATTGGCCAGAACCTATAAAGAGCTTTATTACAGAAAAGAATTTGAGAGAAATTGCTGGTATTATAGATGTGGAATTACCTAACGAGGCAGACCAATTTTTTGGCTACGATTTATTGATAGACTTCTACAAAATCCGAAATGCAGACTTACTAGCTTTAAATGATATTTCGGAAGAACAGTTAGAATTATACCAGCAGCTTATTAAGGCTTATAAAACTGTAGAATCAAAAGATGAACTAACTACTCAGCTCAAAGAATTCTTCGAAATTCTAGATCACTTTTTAAATGGCAAACCTGCTGATCATTTTATGATAGACTTGAGGCAGGGTACAGTAAAAGAATATTTAGAAACCACTAATGAGTAA
- a CDS encoding helix-turn-helix domain-containing protein, which yields METIRVKNIAQCHQLMGISKPKHPLFSILRFEDINQYTVEKQIRVIFDFYQIALKIDCPGKLVYGQTPYDFDEGVLSFFAPKQVNILDPGWLFPKTGWLITLHSNFLRSFSLDRKIKEYGFFDYAVNEALILSEDEETTIETILRQIEKEYYLPIDNFSQEVIITNLELLLTYCNRYYNRQFITRKAVNNSLLGKIEQLLNHYFENSSVQKGLPSVEFLASELNCSPKYLSDCLKQITGMTAQQHIHDKLIEKAKEKLSTTELSISEIAYDLGFEYSQSFSKLFKNKTNTSPTEFRMRFH from the coding sequence ATGGAAACAATTAGGGTTAAAAATATAGCACAATGTCATCAATTAATGGGGATTTCAAAACCGAAACATCCATTATTCAGCATATTAAGATTTGAAGACATCAACCAATACACGGTCGAAAAACAAATTCGGGTAATCTTTGATTTTTATCAAATTGCCCTTAAAATAGATTGCCCAGGTAAATTAGTTTATGGGCAAACTCCTTATGATTTTGATGAAGGTGTTTTATCTTTTTTTGCACCTAAACAGGTAAATATTTTAGATCCAGGATGGCTTTTCCCAAAAACAGGTTGGTTAATCACTCTACATTCCAATTTTTTAAGGTCGTTTTCTTTGGATAGGAAAATAAAAGAATATGGATTTTTTGACTATGCTGTAAATGAAGCATTGATATTATCAGAAGATGAGGAAACGACAATAGAGACTATTCTGCGGCAGATAGAGAAGGAATACTATTTACCTATTGATAATTTCAGCCAAGAGGTGATAATTACTAATCTTGAATTATTACTTACCTATTGTAATCGCTATTATAATCGTCAATTTATTACTCGAAAAGCTGTCAACAACAGTTTGTTAGGGAAGATAGAACAGCTTTTGAATCATTACTTTGAAAATTCATCTGTTCAAAAAGGTTTGCCGTCTGTAGAGTTTTTAGCATCTGAGTTAAACTGCTCGCCAAAATATTTAAGTGATTGTTTAAAACAAATCACTGGAATGACGGCACAACAGCACATTCACGACAAACTGATTGAGAAAGCTAAGGAAAAACTCTCAACCACCGAACTTTCTATAAGTGAAATAGCCTATGATTTGGGGTTTGAGTATTCGCAGTCGTTTAGCAAGTTATTTAAGAACAAAACCAATACGAGTCCAACAGAATTTAGAATGCGATTCCATTAA
- a CDS encoding EamA family transporter, translated as MNWSYQIPPHLYFVASAIFHYLGPSFAVLLFTRVSVDGVAWLRILSAAIIFAIWRRPWNTFMHVNIKVRYLIIALGVTFALMNYSFYYAIDKLPLGTVAAIEFIGPVLLALTGTKTFRNLFALALTTTGVWFLTDARIEGELEGFFWAFVNAICFIVYIILAHRLSSIDAQTKSVDRLGASVIFAAVMITPLGIEGALPAFTNTVAILAGIGVGISSSVIPYVLDQLAMSKLSRATYSLFVALLPATAVIIGIIVLKQIPTSVEIAAVTAIISGVLISQDKKQDNK; from the coding sequence ATGAATTGGAGTTATCAAATTCCTCCACACTTATATTTTGTGGCTTCTGCCATTTTCCATTATCTTGGGCCTTCTTTTGCTGTATTATTATTTACAAGAGTTTCTGTAGATGGAGTAGCTTGGTTGAGGATACTCTCAGCAGCCATAATATTTGCAATTTGGAGAAGACCTTGGAACACTTTTATGCATGTTAATATAAAAGTTCGGTATCTTATAATCGCATTGGGAGTTACATTTGCCTTAATGAATTACTCCTTTTATTATGCTATTGATAAACTACCTTTAGGGACTGTAGCTGCCATTGAGTTTATTGGGCCAGTTCTCTTAGCCTTAACAGGAACAAAAACATTCCGAAACTTATTTGCACTGGCATTGACTACAACGGGAGTATGGTTTTTAACTGATGCTCGCATCGAAGGTGAGCTTGAAGGATTCTTTTGGGCTTTTGTCAATGCAATTTGCTTTATTGTATATATTATTTTAGCTCACCGTCTGTCTTCTATAGATGCCCAAACCAAATCAGTAGACCGTTTAGGTGCCTCTGTGATTTTTGCTGCTGTAATGATTACGCCATTGGGTATCGAAGGTGCATTGCCAGCTTTTACAAATACTGTTGCCATACTTGCAGGAATTGGTGTGGGGATTTCCTCGTCTGTTATTCCCTATGTATTAGACCAATTGGCAATGAGTAAATTATCACGGGCAACTTATTCCCTATTTGTAGCTTTATTACCAGCAACTGCTGTAATAATTGGCATTATAGTTTTAAAACAAATTCCCACTTCCGTAGAAATTGCTGCTGTAACAGCAATTATATCTGGCGTACTCATTTCGCAGGATAAAAAACAAGACAACAAGTAA
- a CDS encoding nitrilase-related carbon-nitrogen hydrolase, with the protein MHKLKVATAQFENVSGNKDANIATIKKLASKASVQGADVIAFHECSIHGYTFARNLSRNEIFDLAEFLPESSTVKKIQEIAKEYNIHILTGMFEKDSLGDIYKAHLCINKDGIVGKYRKIHPFINPHVKPGNSYCVFNINGWKCGILICYDNNVIENVRATKLLGADVIFMPHVTMCTPSTRPGAGFVDPKLWENRENDPTSLRLEFEGMKGRKWLMKWLPARAYDNSIYAVFSNPIGMDDDQLKNGHSMIIDPYGDVVAECTSFENEIAIATLKPEAIQKAGGTRYIKARKPELYKNIIGKEHNSEQKVSWL; encoded by the coding sequence ATGCACAAACTTAAAGTTGCTACAGCACAATTTGAAAATGTTAGTGGAAACAAAGATGCCAACATAGCCACAATTAAAAAACTGGCCTCAAAAGCTTCAGTCCAGGGAGCTGATGTTATTGCATTCCATGAATGCTCGATACATGGTTATACTTTTGCTAGAAATTTGAGTAGAAATGAGATATTTGATCTTGCAGAATTTTTACCTGAAAGTTCAACAGTAAAGAAAATTCAAGAAATCGCAAAAGAATACAACATTCACATCTTAACTGGAATGTTTGAAAAAGATAGTTTGGGAGACATTTACAAAGCTCATTTATGTATAAATAAAGACGGTATTGTTGGTAAATACCGAAAAATACATCCCTTTATTAACCCACATGTAAAGCCAGGAAATTCATATTGTGTTTTTAATATAAATGGTTGGAAATGTGGAATTTTAATATGTTATGACAACAATGTGATTGAGAATGTAAGAGCTACAAAGTTATTGGGTGCCGATGTCATTTTTATGCCACACGTTACAATGTGCACCCCTTCTACCCGACCTGGAGCAGGGTTTGTTGACCCAAAACTATGGGAGAACAGAGAAAATGACCCAACTTCATTACGTCTTGAGTTTGAAGGAATGAAAGGAAGAAAATGGTTGATGAAATGGCTACCTGCAAGAGCTTATGACAACAGTATATATGCCGTATTTTCGAATCCTATCGGGATGGATGATGACCAACTTAAAAATGGACATTCTATGATTATAGACCCTTATGGAGATGTTGTAGCAGAATGTACCTCGTTTGAAAATGAAATCGCGATTGCCACACTAAAGCCAGAGGCCATACAAAAAGCCGGAGGCACAAGATATATTAAAGCACGAAAACCTGAGCTTTACAAAAATATTATTGGTAAAGAACATAATTCAGAACAGAAGGTTAGCTGGTTATAA
- a CDS encoding DUF2200 domain-containing protein: protein MKVTDEHNNRIAKMTFASVFPHYVTKVEKKGRTRQELLYVIEWLTGFDENQIQQLISEKATFETFFNKAELNPNAKLIKGVICGYRIEEIDNPLTQKVRYLDKLVDELAKGRKMDKILRK from the coding sequence ATGAAAGTTACAGACGAACATAATAACCGAATTGCAAAAATGACTTTTGCTTCTGTTTTTCCTCACTATGTTACAAAAGTAGAAAAAAAAGGACGAACCAGACAAGAATTACTGTATGTAATAGAATGGTTGACGGGCTTCGATGAAAATCAAATACAGCAGTTAATTAGTGAAAAGGCAACTTTTGAAACATTCTTTAATAAAGCTGAACTTAACCCCAATGCAAAATTAATAAAAGGGGTAATTTGTGGATACCGTATTGAAGAAATTGATAATCCTTTGACCCAAAAAGTTAGATATTTAGATAAATTAGTTGACGAACTTGCTAAAGGACGGAAAATGGATAAAATTCTAAGGAAATAA
- a CDS encoding helix-turn-helix domain-containing protein — MQIQAPLNLSKYIKHYLFLQSNNINENRYRLFSNGNCGLVFTLNNNYILVNNVIIPHAALFGQFDSFVDLEFSKGTKALVIVFQPYGLYYFSKIPTSEVKNSIVEAKDVLGKHLIELHEIIASSKSILNIINLLNKHFLELLPPPKEKILIDQIVYDIIHSKGEYTIGDIINNYAIHEKKLQRLFSQTIGLSPKKFLKIARLHYFIDLLKNTENLTANAYLAGFYDQSHLVKDFKALTGITPKEYLRSSKLAVNLIEL, encoded by the coding sequence ATGCAAATACAAGCACCTTTAAACTTATCTAAATACATTAAGCACTATTTATTTCTCCAAAGTAACAACATAAATGAGAATAGATATAGGCTTTTTAGTAATGGAAATTGCGGATTAGTATTTACATTGAACAATAATTATATTCTAGTAAATAATGTTATTATCCCCCATGCTGCTCTGTTTGGACAGTTCGATTCCTTTGTAGATTTAGAGTTTTCAAAAGGTACCAAAGCATTAGTGATAGTTTTTCAGCCATATGGCTTATATTATTTTTCAAAGATACCCACCTCAGAAGTTAAAAACAGTATCGTTGAAGCTAAAGATGTTTTGGGTAAACATTTAATAGAATTACACGAAATAATTGCATCCTCAAAATCCATCCTTAACATCATCAATCTTCTTAATAAACACTTCTTAGAGTTACTGCCACCTCCAAAAGAAAAAATACTTATAGACCAAATTGTATATGATATTATACACTCAAAAGGAGAATACACCATTGGAGATATAATTAACAATTATGCTATTCATGAAAAGAAATTACAGCGTCTGTTTTCTCAAACAATTGGTTTATCACCTAAAAAATTTCTTAAAATAGCCCGCTTACACTATTTCATTGACCTTTTAAAAAACACAGAAAACCTAACGGCAAACGCTTATTTAGCTGGTTTCTACGATCAATCTCACTTGGTAAAAGACTTTAAAGCATTAACAGGAATAACACCAAAAGAATACTTAAGGTCATCAAAATTAGCAGTTAACCTAATTGAATTATAA
- a CDS encoding TlpA family protein disulfide reductase has translation MKQFIFILICLCFFTFVSFAQVVINGKIKNYDGDSKIHYQATQEGILSPVLKSKVVKPNKDGRFKIEYINKGVGTTRIHFKHLIFHFIHDENSQLNFEIDQNKIKFPEAENRSRESIDFVRDSIKQLALEVIEGDFAEINRFNNNSMRTSTISTFRVSGCSLSLMVQKLSTPKDVVDYIDSLTQIELTQINQLSNQLLIEHPEKSQKTEEIKQFLTSQVRAFYGSVFLNGMLLKRIEQNSLLNENPIVPHTIYNDEWIKLTEDFFTGITNNIKPTANSFEFNEFISNLTYTLENYKDIQLSQATISNDELVIERLLQPKLRLLDSLSLLDSSVVFAYKLENLNRFLNTQTFYSPTLLYAVHQMKKQFPNSKYFSEFDNEIEKLEAYVTSSSEQFDRAKVIETEYLHFLDLLEQFKGENVFIDVWATWCAPCVEDFKYKSVLKPYIDKEKITVLYISIDKKKWKRKWKENMKFNQLEGYHVLADEILIKDMWAFLGGREGVIPRYAIVDKSGKIILSDAARPSNRNKLIDQLNKLSL, from the coding sequence ATGAAACAATTCATATTTATTCTAATTTGTTTGTGTTTTTTCACTTTTGTAAGCTTTGCTCAGGTTGTAATTAATGGGAAAATCAAAAATTATGATGGAGATTCAAAAATCCATTATCAAGCTACGCAAGAAGGAATCTTATCCCCTGTACTTAAATCTAAAGTAGTTAAACCAAATAAAGATGGAAGATTTAAAATTGAATATATAAACAAAGGAGTAGGAACCACTAGAATACATTTTAAGCATTTAATTTTTCATTTTATTCATGATGAAAACTCCCAACTTAACTTTGAAATTGATCAGAATAAAATCAAATTCCCTGAAGCTGAGAATCGAAGTCGCGAAAGTATTGACTTTGTTAGAGATTCTATAAAACAACTGGCTCTTGAAGTAATTGAAGGAGATTTTGCGGAAATAAATCGTTTCAATAATAACTCTATGCGCACGTCTACAATTTCTACTTTCCGCGTTTCAGGTTGCAGTCTTTCACTTATGGTTCAAAAGTTATCTACTCCTAAAGATGTAGTTGATTATATTGATTCATTAACTCAAATAGAGCTCACACAAATTAATCAACTAAGTAACCAATTACTTATAGAACATCCAGAAAAATCCCAAAAAACTGAAGAAATTAAGCAGTTTTTAACTAGTCAAGTTCGAGCCTTTTACGGAAGTGTTTTTCTCAATGGAATGCTTTTAAAAAGGATAGAACAAAATAGTTTATTGAATGAAAATCCTATTGTTCCTCACACAATTTACAATGATGAATGGATAAAGCTAACAGAAGATTTTTTTACAGGAATAACCAATAACATTAAGCCGACAGCAAACAGCTTTGAGTTCAATGAATTTATTTCGAATTTAACATATACATTGGAAAACTATAAAGACATACAGTTAAGTCAAGCAACTATCTCAAATGATGAACTAGTAATTGAACGATTGTTGCAGCCTAAACTCCGTTTGTTAGATTCTCTTTCATTGTTGGATAGTAGCGTAGTCTTTGCCTATAAACTCGAAAATCTTAATCGATTTCTTAATACACAAACATTTTACTCACCGACTCTGCTTTATGCTGTTCATCAAATGAAAAAACAGTTCCCTAATTCTAAATACTTTTCTGAATTTGATAATGAAATAGAAAAATTAGAAGCTTATGTAACATCTTCTTCTGAGCAGTTTGACAGAGCCAAAGTGATCGAAACAGAGTATTTACATTTTCTTGATTTATTAGAGCAATTTAAAGGAGAAAATGTTTTTATTGATGTTTGGGCTACTTGGTGTGCCCCTTGTGTGGAAGACTTTAAGTATAAAAGTGTGCTTAAACCATATATAGACAAAGAAAAAATAACTGTACTTTACATTTCGATTGATAAAAAAAAATGGAAGAGGAAATGGAAAGAAAACATGAAGTTTAATCAACTAGAAGGCTATCATGTTCTTGCAGATGAAATTCTGATTAAAGATATGTGGGCGTTTCTTGGTGGTAGAGAAGGCGTAATTCCCAGATATGCCATTGTCGATAAAAGTGGCAAAATAATATTGTCAGATGCAGCAAGACCAAGTAATCGCAACAAATTAATTGATCAACTTAATAAGTTATCATTATAA